From Calditrichota bacterium, one genomic window encodes:
- a CDS encoding PAS domain S-box protein: MVIVLVKNFIGIILMLTNHFQDFNLNNYSIIINIILLIILSILIFVNIKRFSKAGKKDKYLIQSEQKYKSLFDSANDAIFLMRGERFVDCNSKTLEMFKCTREEIINLPPYDFSPERQPDGRTSKESAIEKITAAISGKPQFFEWKHCRLDKTPFDAEVSLNTMELDGQLFVQAIVRDVSERKQAERLQNAVYKISQTADSSYDLNELYTAIHQNMLSVMDAKNFYIALFDEKKNLIRFPYYVDQKDNKAPERKPGNGWTEYILRSGKAQLIDKRKAEEIAREKQIDFIGATSATWMGVPLIVDNKTIGVMVVQHYSNPNAYTKNDLRMMEFVSQQVAISIKKKQTEEQIRILSTSMEQSPALVVITDLEGKIEYINPKFIEVTGYSPNEVLGKKPSLLKSGQMSNSFYKELWETILAGEDWRGEIHNKKKNGELYWVNAFISPIKNENGKTTHFLALKEDITEQKLLQQQIFQSQKMDSIGTLAGGIAHDFNNILTIITGFSELALIKCKDNEIRKPISTILSASQKAEKLTRQILAFSRKQIYQPQVIDINLVISDLDKMLHRVIGEDINVNIQLAQGIDNINADPSQLEQVLMNLFINARDAINQKTKKASEKNISIKTGQIFLDEKFSRQHIGSKTGHHVYISVSDNGIGMEQDVKDKIFEPFFTTKEQGKGTGLGLSTVFGIVKQNNGSIFVYSEPGRGTTFKIYWPTTMDWHKNEKNTHLSTTHLKGNETILIVEDDSNVREFADSTLVEFGYHVHSCSNGRDALNLIKNDSFDFDLLLTDVIMPDMNGKELSEKVSNLRPNLPIIFTSGYTDDHIVNTGELEKDINFLQKPFSVNALLKKIKDAINQ, encoded by the coding sequence ATGGTAATCGTTCTTGTAAAAAATTTTATTGGTATTATTTTAATGCTAACAAATCATTTTCAAGATTTCAACCTGAACAATTATAGCATTATTATTAACATAATCCTCCTTATTATTTTATCAATATTAATTTTTGTAAATATTAAAAGGTTTTCAAAAGCAGGAAAAAAAGATAAATATCTTATTCAGAGCGAGCAAAAATATAAAAGCTTATTTGATTCTGCAAATGATGCCATTTTCTTGATGCGTGGTGAAAGGTTTGTTGATTGTAATTCTAAAACTCTTGAAATGTTTAAATGTACTCGAGAGGAAATTATTAATTTACCTCCTTACGATTTTTCACCTGAAAGACAACCTGATGGACGTACTTCGAAAGAAAGTGCTATTGAAAAAATTACCGCTGCGATTTCCGGCAAACCACAGTTTTTTGAATGGAAACATTGCCGCCTTGATAAAACACCCTTTGATGCTGAAGTAAGTTTGAACACAATGGAATTAGATGGGCAATTATTTGTTCAGGCAATTGTTCGAGATGTATCTGAACGTAAACAGGCTGAAAGATTGCAAAATGCTGTTTATAAAATATCTCAAACGGCGGACTCTTCTTATGATTTAAATGAACTTTATACTGCAATTCATCAAAATATGCTATCGGTTATGGATGCAAAAAACTTTTATATTGCCTTATTTGATGAAAAGAAAAATTTAATCAGATTTCCATATTACGTTGATCAAAAAGACAACAAAGCACCTGAAAGAAAACCAGGAAATGGCTGGACAGAATATATTTTAAGAAGTGGAAAGGCTCAGTTAATTGATAAAAGAAAAGCAGAAGAAATTGCCAGGGAAAAACAAATAGATTTTATTGGAGCTACTTCTGCAACCTGGATGGGCGTCCCCTTAATTGTAGATAACAAAACGATTGGTGTGATGGTTGTGCAGCATTATAGTAATCCAAATGCTTATACAAAAAATGACCTGCGCATGATGGAATTTGTTTCACAACAAGTAGCAATCTCAATTAAAAAGAAACAAACAGAAGAACAAATTAGAATATTGTCTACATCTATGGAGCAAAGCCCGGCACTGGTTGTAATAACTGATTTAGAGGGGAAAATAGAATATATAAATCCAAAATTTATTGAGGTAACAGGTTATTCGCCTAATGAGGTATTAGGTAAAAAACCATCATTATTAAAGTCTGGCCAAATGTCCAATAGTTTTTATAAAGAATTATGGGAAACCATTTTAGCAGGCGAAGATTGGCGCGGCGAAATACATAACAAAAAGAAAAATGGTGAGCTTTACTGGGTAAACGCATTTATCTCGCCCATAAAAAATGAAAATGGTAAAACCACTCACTTTCTTGCATTAAAAGAGGACATAACTGAACAGAAGCTGCTTCAACAACAAATCTTCCAGTCTCAAAAAATGGATTCAATAGGAACTCTTGCAGGCGGTATCGCCCATGATTTCAACAATATTTTAACAATTATTACCGGTTTCTCCGAACTGGCCCTAATAAAATGCAAAGATAATGAAATTAGAAAACCTATTTCTACAATATTATCTGCCAGCCAAAAAGCAGAAAAACTAACTCGTCAAATTTTAGCATTTAGTAGAAAACAGATTTATCAGCCGCAGGTAATTGATATAAACCTGGTAATTTCTGATTTAGACAAAATGCTCCATAGAGTTATTGGGGAAGATATTAATGTTAATATTCAGCTTGCTCAAGGCATCGATAATATAAATGCCGATCCGAGCCAGCTTGAACAGGTTTTAATGAATTTATTTATTAATGCCCGGGATGCTATTAACCAAAAAACCAAAAAAGCTTCCGAAAAAAACATTTCAATAAAAACCGGGCAAATTTTTCTGGATGAAAAATTTTCCAGGCAACATATCGGCAGTAAAACAGGGCATCATGTTTATATTTCTGTAAGCGATAATGGAATTGGTATGGAGCAAGATGTTAAGGATAAAATCTTTGAACCATTTTTTACTACAAAAGAGCAAGGAAAAGGCACTGGTTTAGGTCTTTCCACTGTCTTTGGAATTGTTAAACAGAACAATGGCAGTATCTTTGTTTATAGCGAACCCGGGCGGGGAACAACATTTAAAATATACTGGCCAACTACAATGGACTGGCATAAAAACGAAAAAAATACTCACTTAAGTACAACCCACCTAAAAGGCAATGAAACCATATTAATTGTTGAAGATGATTCTAATGTAAGAGAATTTGCAGATTCAACCTTGGTTGAATTTGGCTATCATGTTCATTCATGCTCAAATGGTCGGGACGCACTTAATTTGATAAAGAATGATAGCTTTGATTTTGATTTATTGTTAACGGATGTAATAATGCCGGATATGAACGGCAAAGAACTATCTGAAAAAGTGAGTAATTTAAGGCCAAATTTACCAATTATCTTTACTTCCGGTTATACTGATGACCATATTGTTAATACAGGAGAGTTAGAAAAAGATATAAACTTTCTGCAAAAACCATTTTCTGTAAATGCACTACTTAAAAAGATAAAAGACGCAATAAATCAATAG
- the aroF gene encoding 3-deoxy-7-phosphoheptulonate synthase: MVIIIEKGAKEKVIEAIIKKLDDGGFDIHRSTGVDHTILGVIGNTNSLDIRDIQLMEGVADTYRISAPYKLVSREFKSSNTVFKVKDVEIGGKETVIMAGPCSIESKGQIMRIAERVAKAGAKILRGGAFKPRSSPYSFQGLGEKGLEYMREAADKYNLAMITEVMDKDQIELVSNYTDIIQVGARNMQNFSFIRALGKSKIPVFLKRGISATIEEWLMSAEYIISGGNKNVIFCERGIRTFETYTRNTMDISAVPIIQKLSHLPIFADPSHGTGLRNKVIPMARAAVAAGANGLMIEVHDEPDKALSDGAQSLYPDQFDDLMKQIRIIAEVIGRKVAQEK; encoded by the coding sequence ATGGTAATAATTATTGAAAAAGGCGCCAAAGAAAAAGTAATAGAGGCGATTATAAAGAAACTGGATGATGGTGGATTTGATATTCATCGGTCAACGGGTGTTGATCATACCATATTGGGTGTAATTGGCAATACAAACAGTTTGGATATTCGTGATATCCAATTGATGGAAGGGGTTGCTGATACATACCGGATTTCTGCTCCTTACAAATTAGTTAGCCGAGAGTTTAAATCATCAAATACAGTTTTTAAAGTAAAAGATGTTGAAATTGGTGGAAAAGAAACTGTAATAATGGCTGGTCCATGTTCGATTGAGTCCAAAGGCCAGATCATGCGGATTGCTGAACGCGTTGCGAAAGCAGGGGCCAAAATTCTTCGGGGCGGGGCATTTAAACCAAGATCTTCTCCTTATAGTTTTCAGGGCCTCGGTGAAAAAGGATTGGAATATATGCGTGAAGCGGCAGATAAGTACAATCTTGCAATGATAACGGAAGTAATGGACAAAGACCAGATTGAGCTTGTCAGTAATTACACAGATATCATTCAGGTAGGTGCACGGAATATGCAGAATTTTTCATTTATCCGCGCACTAGGTAAATCCAAAATACCTGTTTTTTTAAAAAGAGGAATTTCTGCAACAATCGAAGAGTGGCTGATGTCTGCTGAGTATATAATTTCCGGTGGAAATAAAAATGTTATTTTTTGTGAGCGGGGAATACGTACCTTTGAAACATATACTCGAAACACAATGGATATTAGTGCTGTCCCAATTATTCAAAAACTTAGTCACCTACCTATATTTGCAGACCCATCACATGGCACAGGGTTGCGTAACAAAGTTATTCCTATGGCCCGCGCAGCCGTGGCGGCAGGAGCAAATGGATTGATGATTGAAGTTCATGATGAACCGGATAAAGCACTTTCTGATGGCGCACAAAGTTTATACCCCGACCAATTTGATGATCTGATGAAGCAAATACGCATTATCGCTGAGGTAATTGGACGGAAAGTTGCTCAGGAAAAGTAA
- the ruvX gene encoding Holliday junction resolvase RuvX has product MVKKVIALDIGDVRIGVSISDGLGLMAHPLKTIKWKNFESLKSELETIISEKQISIIVVGMPYTLKGELSQQTKKVIEIIDKLKSNIAIQIETIDERLTTKLAETMLKSTGKKASKNRHIIDQIAAVNILQTYLDKNRI; this is encoded by the coding sequence ATGGTAAAAAAAGTAATTGCATTAGATATTGGCGATGTGCGAATTGGTGTATCAATTAGTGATGGATTAGGGCTGATGGCGCACCCACTAAAGACAATAAAGTGGAAAAATTTTGAATCACTAAAAAGTGAGCTGGAAACAATTATTTCAGAAAAACAAATTTCGATAATTGTAGTAGGCATGCCATATACATTAAAAGGGGAGTTATCACAACAAACCAAAAAAGTAATAGAAATTATTGATAAATTGAAGAGTAATATAGCAATTCAAATTGAAACGATCGATGAACGTTTAACAACCAAGCTGGCTGAGACGATGCTTAAAAGTACCGGAAAAAAAGCAAGCAAAAACAGGCATATAATCGACCAAATTGCCGCTGTAAACATTTTACAAACGTATTTAGATAAAAACCGAATTTAA
- a CDS encoding PAS domain S-box protein — MLYKQKILLIHKNKILKKKIAEYLREIDFAVMIAENIEDAFSLAKSIEPDIILWGAALTADAKKILRKIKRSKFCRNAPVIAMIGDIELYDRIELEKNGISDVINADPVLTDLRLKIRLHLEYRKKQEKYEKEISRLQNISEIQYNISIVNDLNRLCELFDDFLYNDYPFDFILQLIYNPKSGDYDYNNFITKDPENNENASDIFEGPVWKEVYFSKKYEGPERISNKKVLDFLATIGLNSEVYYQMPLHANKKPVGVIIAGSTIKQALSNAEFNDLSVLVNSAGQRIFELRKIYGERNVAPQGEPTEKRDIFHRFNDDEIFEYLTKQVLEKLKTDVSIYFNYNKGFRFLYPQYCYQAGSEINLFDDDKPPVLMAKDYPTFEKFLESKKKNAVFNLTKNALPDLAAMTELAGGTYNSILIFTVEIANEVKGYLITANENSMKRFSSVIIKEAETIIRKATDVLMEGRLVKQANQTIKQLDRVFELGKDLTLESHISELLPKIATAIRRTLGWNIVMLDRKNVYENKFENVCYFGVKEKVFKSIQDKYPNTMYSKLKSRCFHQSNSYFLDHKFAQIEIKETDIAVFERKVGKQWNDRDWLFIPILSRGKELGVISVNDPVDRIRPNDDRVRSLEYFANQAAVALENASLFESLKTSETKYRDLAETMTMGLITCDIKGDIIYNNPSFASLMRYENSSSLVGRNIYELASDKASTELEKYVVYESNDDKDDESAYEFGLEVEMLANDNKFVPFKIFLTKSHEHGEKGGFLGVFSDLRPQKRIERLKADFNSMVVHDLRSPLNIIQGYIDIVRNKVVGDISDEQEELLSIAKENCYKVLKLIDNFLIASKLEVGQFQVTPEVNALNTLIESVFENHKILAEKKNIQLELKIDRQVPLISFDKMRVEQVLTNYISNALKFTTHGGKIEIGNRMVSVEKELTGEKQKEIRVWVKDSGVGIDLEEQDKVFNKYEQTEAGKDASLKGTGLGLAICKEIITLHRGKVWVESVPQEGSTFYFTLPVFTPN, encoded by the coding sequence ATGTTATATAAACAGAAAATTCTTCTGATTCACAAAAATAAAATCTTAAAAAAGAAGATTGCAGAATATTTACGTGAAATTGATTTTGCAGTGATGATAGCTGAAAATATTGAAGATGCCTTTAGTCTGGCAAAAAGTATTGAGCCTGATATAATACTATGGGGTGCCGCTCTTACTGCAGATGCAAAAAAAATATTGCGCAAAATCAAGCGGTCAAAATTTTGTAGAAATGCACCCGTTATTGCAATGATTGGTGATATTGAACTTTATGACAGAATTGAACTTGAGAAAAACGGTATAAGCGATGTTATTAACGCTGACCCAGTTTTGACTGATTTACGTTTAAAAATAAGATTACATCTTGAATACCGAAAAAAGCAGGAAAAATATGAAAAAGAAATAAGCCGCCTGCAAAATATTTCTGAAATTCAATATAATATTTCCATTGTAAATGACTTAAACCGGCTTTGTGAACTTTTTGATGACTTTCTTTACAATGATTATCCGTTTGACTTTATCCTGCAATTAATATACAACCCAAAATCAGGAGACTATGATTATAATAACTTTATAACAAAGGATCCTGAAAATAATGAAAATGCTTCTGATATTTTTGAAGGGCCTGTATGGAAAGAAGTTTATTTTTCCAAGAAATATGAAGGTCCCGAAAGAATTTCGAATAAGAAAGTTCTCGATTTTTTGGCAACGATTGGGCTGAATTCAGAAGTTTATTACCAGATGCCGCTTCATGCTAATAAAAAACCTGTTGGCGTTATTATAGCTGGCAGCACAATAAAACAAGCATTATCAAATGCCGAATTTAATGATCTATCGGTACTAGTTAATTCTGCAGGACAACGTATTTTTGAATTGCGCAAAATTTATGGCGAAAGAAATGTAGCCCCGCAAGGTGAACCAACAGAAAAAAGGGATATTTTCCACCGTTTTAATGATGATGAGATTTTTGAGTATTTAACAAAACAAGTACTTGAAAAATTAAAAACCGATGTAAGCATTTATTTTAATTATAATAAAGGGTTTCGGTTTTTATATCCGCAGTATTGCTACCAGGCCGGTAGTGAAATAAATCTTTTTGATGATGATAAACCGCCGGTATTAATGGCAAAAGATTATCCCACTTTTGAGAAGTTCCTGGAATCTAAGAAAAAGAATGCTGTATTTAATCTGACAAAAAACGCGCTACCGGATTTAGCTGCAATGACAGAACTTGCAGGCGGCACTTATAATTCCATCCTTATTTTTACTGTTGAAATAGCCAATGAAGTAAAAGGCTATTTGATCACTGCAAATGAAAACAGCATGAAAAGGTTTTCCAGCGTAATTATTAAAGAAGCAGAAACAATTATTCGGAAAGCAACAGATGTTTTGATGGAAGGCCGTTTAGTTAAGCAAGCCAACCAGACAATAAAACAGTTGGACAGGGTATTTGAACTTGGCAAAGATTTAACTCTCGAAAGCCACATAAGCGAGTTGTTGCCAAAAATCGCAACAGCAATCCGGCGGACGCTTGGCTGGAATATTGTAATGCTGGACCGCAAAAATGTGTATGAAAATAAATTTGAAAATGTCTGTTATTTTGGCGTTAAAGAAAAAGTTTTTAAGAGCATTCAGGACAAATATCCTAACACGATGTATTCAAAGTTAAAATCGCGTTGTTTCCATCAAAGCAACTCATATTTTCTTGACCATAAATTTGCCCAGATTGAAATAAAAGAAACAGATATTGCTGTATTTGAAAGAAAAGTTGGCAAACAGTGGAATGATCGCGACTGGCTATTTATCCCGATTTTAAGTCGCGGCAAGGAGTTGGGTGTAATCTCAGTAAATGATCCTGTTGATAGGATTAGGCCAAATGATGACAGAGTTCGCAGTCTGGAATATTTTGCTAACCAGGCAGCAGTTGCATTGGAAAATGCCAGTTTATTTGAAAGTCTCAAAACTTCCGAAACAAAATACCGTGATTTGGCTGAAACAATGACGATGGGCTTGATAACTTGTGACATCAAGGGTGATATAATTTATAACAATCCAAGTTTTGCCAGCTTAATGCGTTATGAAAACAGTTCAAGTTTAGTTGGGCGCAATATTTATGAACTGGCTTCAGACAAAGCCAGCACCGAACTTGAAAAATACGTCGTTTATGAAAGTAATGATGATAAGGACGATGAATCCGCATATGAGTTTGGTTTAGAAGTTGAAATGCTCGCTAATGACAATAAATTTGTTCCCTTCAAAATATTTCTTACCAAATCTCACGAACATGGTGAGAAGGGCGGGTTTTTAGGAGTATTCTCAGACCTAAGACCTCAAAAAAGAATTGAGCGTTTAAAAGCCGATTTCAACTCTATGGTGGTGCATGATTTAAGATCGCCGCTTAATATTATCCAGGGCTACATTGATATTGTACGAAATAAAGTAGTAGGTGATATCAGTGATGAGCAGGAAGAGTTGTTAAGCATAGCAAAAGAAAACTGTTACAAAGTTTTAAAACTTATTGATAACTTCTTGATTGCGTCCAAGCTGGAGGTTGGTCAATTCCAGGTTACACCTGAAGTAAATGCCCTAAACACGTTGATTGAGTCTGTTTTTGAAAACCATAAAATTTTGGCAGAAAAGAAAAACATTCAGCTGGAATTAAAAATTGACAGGCAGGTTCCTCTGATTTCATTTGATAAAATGCGCGTTGAACAAGTTCTTACAAATTATATCAGCAATGCCTTAAAATTTACAACCCATGGTGGCAAAATTGAAATTGGAAACAGGATGGTAAGTGTGGAAAAAGAGCTTACCGGTGAAAAGCAAAAAGAAATCCGTGTATGGGTAAAAGATAGCGGTGTTGGGATTGATCTAGAGGAACAAGACAAAGTTTTTAATAAATACGAACAGACAGAAGCCGGTAAGGATGCATCGCTAAAAGGAACTGGTCTGGGGCTGGCCATCTGTAAAGAAATTATTACTCTTCACCGCGGAAAAGTGTGGGTAGAAAGCGTTCCACAAGAGGGCAGTACGTTTTATTTTACATTGCCTGTTTTTACGCCAAATTAG
- the mutS gene encoding DNA mismatch repair protein MutS, translating into MEQYLSIKAEYKNVLLLYRMGDFYETFYEDAKTIAKTIGIALTKRAHGKSADVPLAGFPYHALDNYLPKLLNAGLRVAICEQVEDPKLAKGIVKREVVEIASPGATLSDKILDSKANNFLLALTFDDNICGISIADVSTGTFLLAEFPTNFLLDNLVRYQPREILVANKDYDFIHNLIQNRLDAIITKRDDWVYNREYAYETLINHFKSHSLKGYGCDEMDKGVSAAGAIIHYINENYKTRLGHFVSLKVLNLSEFMVLDESTRRNLEISQSNTMQAGTPTLLSVLDFTITPMGGRMMKQWLQHPLLSKKQIITRQKCVEELLGHKNKREELAKLLQEVFDMERLLGKIVTGRANGRDVINLKNSLAILKPVKQLLASQPFKTLAKIAKEINILGKLKDEIEAAIVETPPNSLQEGGLIKPGFCKELDDLRDIAEHGKDWLINYQEKERAATGISSLKISYNKVFGYYLEVTNVHKDKAPDYYIRKQTLVNAERYITPELKEWEEKILGAEDKINQIEYKIFQDIRETVSEYTTDIQKNSTSISEIDCLNSFATAAYENNYIKPEVTESQDLLIVDGRHPVVEKNLPPGSDFIANDTKLDTTSQQVWIITGPNMSGKSTFLRQVGLIVLMVQIGSFVPARKAKIGIVDRIFTRVGASDNLALGESTFLVEMNETANILNNATPKSLILLDEIGRGTSTFDGLSIAWSVVEYIHNNSAIKSKTLFATHYHELTELALLYPRIHNYNVAVEEWEDQVVFLRKIVEGGTDNSYGIYVAQLAGLPSELIERAKEILSNLEANELTPNSKKPKLAQRRAGHRVDQNQINLFEVKEKAKIEKEMEQIDVNNMTPLQALQKLNELKQMIK; encoded by the coding sequence ATGGAGCAATACCTCAGTATAAAAGCAGAATATAAAAATGTGCTGTTGCTTTACCGAATGGGCGATTTTTATGAAACGTTTTACGAAGACGCCAAAACCATTGCTAAAACTATAGGCATTGCCTTAACAAAAAGAGCACATGGTAAATCTGCAGATGTACCATTGGCGGGGTTTCCATATCATGCTTTGGATAATTATCTTCCTAAATTATTAAATGCGGGTTTGCGCGTAGCGATTTGTGAACAGGTGGAAGATCCCAAGCTGGCTAAAGGAATTGTTAAACGGGAAGTTGTGGAAATTGCTTCACCAGGCGCCACACTGAGCGACAAAATACTGGACAGCAAGGCTAATAATTTTTTACTGGCGCTTACTTTTGATGACAATATCTGTGGCATTTCAATAGCCGATGTTTCAACGGGTACATTTCTTTTGGCAGAGTTTCCTACAAATTTTTTACTGGATAATCTTGTGCGGTACCAGCCCCGTGAAATTCTGGTTGCCAATAAGGATTATGACTTTATTCATAATCTTATTCAAAACAGGCTTGATGCTATTATAACAAAAAGGGATGACTGGGTTTATAATCGCGAATATGCTTATGAAACCCTGATTAATCATTTTAAATCACATTCGCTTAAAGGCTACGGCTGTGATGAGATGGATAAGGGCGTATCCGCAGCCGGTGCAATAATCCACTATATTAATGAAAATTATAAGACCCGGCTTGGGCATTTTGTAAGTTTAAAAGTGCTCAATTTATCGGAATTTATGGTTTTGGATGAGAGTACCCGCCGAAATTTGGAAATATCCCAATCCAATACTATGCAGGCAGGAACACCAACCTTGCTTTCTGTTTTAGACTTTACTATTACACCGATGGGCGGCCGAATGATGAAACAGTGGCTGCAACATCCATTGCTTTCAAAAAAACAAATCATAACCCGCCAAAAATGTGTTGAGGAGCTTCTTGGCCATAAAAATAAACGTGAAGAGCTGGCAAAACTTTTACAGGAAGTTTTTGATATGGAGCGTTTATTAGGAAAAATTGTAACCGGCCGTGCTAATGGCCGCGATGTAATTAATCTAAAAAACTCTCTGGCTATTTTAAAACCGGTTAAACAACTTTTAGCTTCACAGCCTTTTAAAACCCTTGCAAAAATCGCAAAAGAAATAAACATTTTAGGAAAGCTGAAAGATGAAATTGAAGCAGCGATTGTTGAAACACCGCCAAATTCACTTCAGGAAGGTGGTTTGATAAAGCCGGGTTTTTGTAAGGAGCTGGATGATTTACGCGATATTGCAGAACATGGCAAAGACTGGCTTATTAATTATCAGGAAAAAGAACGCGCGGCAACAGGTATTTCTTCTTTAAAAATTAGCTACAACAAGGTTTTTGGCTATTACCTGGAAGTTACAAATGTGCATAAAGACAAGGCACCCGATTATTATATCCGCAAACAAACCCTTGTAAATGCCGAAAGATATATCACGCCCGAACTTAAAGAATGGGAAGAAAAAATTCTTGGCGCTGAAGACAAAATAAACCAGATTGAGTACAAAATTTTCCAGGATATCCGCGAAACGGTCTCAGAGTACACAACGGATATTCAGAAAAACAGTACATCTATTTCTGAGATTGACTGCTTGAATAGCTTTGCAACCGCGGCGTATGAAAATAATTACATTAAACCAGAAGTAACTGAAAGTCAGGATTTATTAATCGTTGATGGCAGGCATCCTGTTGTTGAGAAAAACCTGCCACCCGGTAGCGATTTTATTGCAAACGACACAAAGCTTGATACTACAAGTCAGCAAGTCTGGATAATCACCGGGCCGAATATGTCTGGTAAATCAACCTTTTTGAGACAAGTAGGGTTGATTGTACTAATGGTTCAGATTGGTAGTTTTGTTCCGGCCAGAAAAGCCAAAATCGGCATTGTTGATAGGATTTTTACGCGGGTTGGTGCATCGGATAATCTGGCTTTGGGCGAAAGTACTTTTTTGGTTGAGATGAATGAAACTGCAAATATTCTAAACAACGCTACTCCCAAAAGTTTAATTTTACTAGATGAGATTGGACGTGGTACATCCACTTTTGACGGACTTTCCATTGCCTGGTCTGTGGTTGAATATATTCACAATAACAGTGCCATTAAATCAAAAACCCTGTTTGCCACACATTACCATGAACTAACTGAGCTGGCATTATTATATCCGCGTATCCACAATTATAATGTGGCTGTTGAGGAATGGGAAGATCAGGTTGTTTTTCTGCGCAAAATTGTTGAAGGCGGAACAGACAACAGTTATGGTATTTATGTTGCTCAGTTAGCAGGATTGCCGTCAGAACTAATTGAACGGGCAAAGGAAATACTTTCAAATCTTGAAGCTAATGAACTAACCCCAAATAGTAAAAAACCAAAATTGGCCCAACGCAGGGCAGGGCATAGAGTGGATCAAAACCAGATTAACTTATTTGAGGTAAAAGAAAAGGCCAAAATAGAAAAAGAAATGGAACAGATTGATGTAAACAATATGACACCGCTGCAGGCCTTGCAAAAATTAAATGAACTCAAGCAAATGATAAAATAG
- a CDS encoding type III pantothenate kinase produces MILVVDIGNTHTVFGLVVNSEIKIHWRITSSLARTEDEIGILLKDYFQHSNYNFSDVTGVCISSVVPDLSQAYVWMSQKYLGIDAMIINSDLDLGMNVKYRDPKTVGADRLCNAVAGIKNYGKPLIILDFGTATTFDCIDQSGDYIGGVIAPGIETSIGALHRRAAKLPLIELKIPEFNIGQTTEESIQVGILKGTIHSVEGIIKDIRSELGQSAKVIATGGLAKVIAKKTDIINEVVPFLSLEGIALIYNRNKI; encoded by the coding sequence ATGATACTTGTAGTCGATATTGGTAACACCCACACAGTTTTTGGATTGGTTGTTAATTCAGAAATAAAAATTCACTGGCGTATTACTTCCTCACTGGCCAGAACCGAAGACGAAATCGGTATTCTTCTTAAAGATTATTTCCAACACAGCAATTATAATTTCTCTGATGTTACTGGCGTTTGTATCTCCTCGGTTGTTCCGGATTTATCGCAGGCATATGTCTGGATGAGTCAAAAATATCTTGGTATTGATGCAATGATCATTAATTCAGATTTGGATCTGGGAATGAACGTGAAATACCGTGATCCAAAAACTGTTGGTGCAGACAGACTGTGCAATGCTGTGGCTGGTATTAAAAATTATGGTAAGCCCCTTATTATTTTGGATTTTGGAACAGCTACCACATTTGATTGTATTGACCAAAGTGGAGATTATATTGGTGGTGTAATTGCACCTGGAATTGAAACCTCAATTGGCGCTTTACATAGGAGAGCTGCAAAACTCCCGCTAATTGAACTAAAGATTCCAGAGTTTAATATTGGGCAAACTACAGAAGAGAGTATTCAGGTTGGAATATTAAAAGGTACAATCCATTCTGTTGAAGGAATTATCAAAGATATTCGGTCAGAATTAGGACAATCTGCTAAAGTTATAGCAACAGGTGGGTTAGCTAAGGTTATCGCAAAAAAAACCGATATTATCAATGAAGTAGTTCCCTTTCTAAGTCTTGAAGGTATCGCATTAATTTATAATCGAAATAAAATTTAA
- a CDS encoding integration host factor subunit beta — MRTVTKKDVAKRTALELNNSLGENIKIYTAEKFVDAVFSSLRKILSEADPEVRIEIRDFGVFEVKKTKPKPKARNPRTGEIIYVPARRKTHFKAGKILKDELKKETFEGEPNVAE; from the coding sequence ATGAGAACGGTGACAAAAAAGGACGTTGCCAAAAGAACTGCCCTGGAATTAAATAACAGTTTAGGTGAGAACATAAAAATCTATACAGCAGAAAAATTTGTTGATGCTGTTTTTTCATCTCTACGAAAAATTCTGAGTGAAGCTGATCCGGAAGTCCGTATAGAAATTCGTGACTTTGGCGTATTTGAAGTTAAAAAGACCAAGCCGAAACCAAAAGCAAGAAATCCCCGAACAGGTGAGATTATCTATGTACCTGCCCGCCGCAAAACGCATTTCAAAGCTGGTAAAATCCTTAAGGATGAATTGAAAAAAGAAACCTTTGAGGGTGAACCAAACGTAGCTGAATAA